In Panthera leo isolate Ple1 chromosome B3, P.leo_Ple1_pat1.1, whole genome shotgun sequence, a single genomic region encodes these proteins:
- the BNIP2 gene encoding BCL2/adenovirus E1B 19 kDa protein-interacting protein 2 isoform X1, whose amino-acid sequence MEGVELKEEWQDEDFPIPLPEDDSMEADILAVTGPESQPELNGNKVRKKLMAPDISLTLDPSDGSVLSDDLDESGEIDLDGLDTPSENSNEFEWEDDLPKPKTTEIIRKGSITEYTAAEEKEDGRRWRMFRIGEQDHRVDMKAIEPYKKVISHGGYYGDGLNAIVVFAVCFMPESGQPNYRYLMDNLFKYVIGTLELLVAENYMIVYLNGATTRRKMPSLGWLRKCYQQIDRRLRKNLKSLIIVHPSWFIRTLLAVTRPFISSKFSQKIRYVFNLAELAELVPMEYVGIPECIKQYEEEKLKKKQKRVDQELNGKQDEPKSEQ is encoded by the exons ATGGAAGGTGTGGAACTTAAGGAAGAATGGCAAGATGAAGATTTTCCAAT ACCTTTACCAGAGGATGATAGTATGGAAGCAGATATATTAGCTGTAACTGGACCAGAGAGCCAGCCTG AACTTAATGGAAATAAAGTGAGAAAGAAACTCATGGCCCCAGACATTAGCCTGACCCTGGATCCTAGtgatggctctgtgctgtcagatgaTTTGGATGAAAGTGGAGAGATTGACTTAGATGGCTTAGACACGCCATCAGAGAACAGTAATGAATTTGAGTGGGAAG ATGATCTTCCAAAGCCCAAAACTACTGAAATTATTAGGAAAGGCTCAATTACCGAATACACAGcagcagaggaaaaagaagatggaCGACGCTGGCGTATGTTCAGAATTGGAGAACAGGACCACAGGGTTGATATGAAGGCAATTGAACCCTATAAAAAAGTTATCAGCCACGGAG GATATTATGGCGATGGATTAAATGCCATTGTTGTGTTTGCTGTATGTTTTATGCCTGAAAGTGGTCAACCCAACTATCGATACCTGATGGACAATCTCTTTAA gTATGTTATTGGCACTTTGGAACTGTTAGTAGCAGAAAACTACATGATAGTTTATTTAAATGGTGCTACAACTCGAAGAAAAATGCCCAGTCTGGGATGGCTCAGGAAATGCTATCAGCAAATTGATAGAAG gtTACGGAAAAATCTAAAATCACTAATCATTGTACATCCCTCATGGTTTATCAGAACACTTCTAGCTGTTACAAGACCCTTTATTAG CTCAAAATTCAGCCAAAAAATTAGATACGTCTTTAATTTGGCAGAACTAGCGGAACTTGTCCCCATGGAATATGTTGGCATACCAGAATGCATAAAaca GTatgaagaagaaaagttaaaaaagaaacaaaaaag AGTTGATCAAGAGCTTAATGGAAAACAGGATGAACCGAAAAGTGAACAGTAA
- the BNIP2 gene encoding BCL2/adenovirus E1B 19 kDa protein-interacting protein 2 isoform X3, which yields MEGVELKEEWQDEDFPIPLPEDDSMEADILAVTGPESQPELNGNKVRKKLMAPDISLTLDPSDGSVLSDDLDESGEIDLDGLDTPSENSNEFEWEDDLPKPKTTEIIRKGSITEYTAAEEKEDGRRWRMFRIGEQDHRVDMKAIEPYKKVISHGGYYGDGLNAIVVFAVCFMPESGQPNYRYLMDNLFKYVIGTLELLVAENYMIVYLNGATTRRKMPSLGWLRKCYQQIDRSSKFSQKIRYVFNLAELAELVPMEYVGIPECIKQYEEEKLKKKQKRVDQELNGKQDEPKSEQ from the exons ATGGAAGGTGTGGAACTTAAGGAAGAATGGCAAGATGAAGATTTTCCAAT ACCTTTACCAGAGGATGATAGTATGGAAGCAGATATATTAGCTGTAACTGGACCAGAGAGCCAGCCTG AACTTAATGGAAATAAAGTGAGAAAGAAACTCATGGCCCCAGACATTAGCCTGACCCTGGATCCTAGtgatggctctgtgctgtcagatgaTTTGGATGAAAGTGGAGAGATTGACTTAGATGGCTTAGACACGCCATCAGAGAACAGTAATGAATTTGAGTGGGAAG ATGATCTTCCAAAGCCCAAAACTACTGAAATTATTAGGAAAGGCTCAATTACCGAATACACAGcagcagaggaaaaagaagatggaCGACGCTGGCGTATGTTCAGAATTGGAGAACAGGACCACAGGGTTGATATGAAGGCAATTGAACCCTATAAAAAAGTTATCAGCCACGGAG GATATTATGGCGATGGATTAAATGCCATTGTTGTGTTTGCTGTATGTTTTATGCCTGAAAGTGGTCAACCCAACTATCGATACCTGATGGACAATCTCTTTAA gTATGTTATTGGCACTTTGGAACTGTTAGTAGCAGAAAACTACATGATAGTTTATTTAAATGGTGCTACAACTCGAAGAAAAATGCCCAGTCTGGGATGGCTCAGGAAATGCTATCAGCAAATTGATAGAAG CTCAAAATTCAGCCAAAAAATTAGATACGTCTTTAATTTGGCAGAACTAGCGGAACTTGTCCCCATGGAATATGTTGGCATACCAGAATGCATAAAaca GTatgaagaagaaaagttaaaaaagaaacaaaaaag AGTTGATCAAGAGCTTAATGGAAAACAGGATGAACCGAAAAGTGAACAGTAA
- the BNIP2 gene encoding BCL2/adenovirus E1B 19 kDa protein-interacting protein 2 isoform X4 → MEGVELKEEWQDEDFPIPLPEDDSMEADILAVTGPESQPELNGNKVRKKLMAPDISLTLDPSDGSVLSDDLDESGEIDLDGLDTPSENSNEFEWEDDLPKPKTTEIIRKGSITEYTAAEEKEDGRRWRMFRIGEQDHRVDMKAIEPYKKVISHGGYYGDGLNAIVVFAVCFMPESGQPNYRYLMDNLFKYVIGTLELLVAENYMIVYLNGATTRRKMPSLGWLRKCYQQIDRRVDQELNGKQDEPKSEQ, encoded by the exons ATGGAAGGTGTGGAACTTAAGGAAGAATGGCAAGATGAAGATTTTCCAAT ACCTTTACCAGAGGATGATAGTATGGAAGCAGATATATTAGCTGTAACTGGACCAGAGAGCCAGCCTG AACTTAATGGAAATAAAGTGAGAAAGAAACTCATGGCCCCAGACATTAGCCTGACCCTGGATCCTAGtgatggctctgtgctgtcagatgaTTTGGATGAAAGTGGAGAGATTGACTTAGATGGCTTAGACACGCCATCAGAGAACAGTAATGAATTTGAGTGGGAAG ATGATCTTCCAAAGCCCAAAACTACTGAAATTATTAGGAAAGGCTCAATTACCGAATACACAGcagcagaggaaaaagaagatggaCGACGCTGGCGTATGTTCAGAATTGGAGAACAGGACCACAGGGTTGATATGAAGGCAATTGAACCCTATAAAAAAGTTATCAGCCACGGAG GATATTATGGCGATGGATTAAATGCCATTGTTGTGTTTGCTGTATGTTTTATGCCTGAAAGTGGTCAACCCAACTATCGATACCTGATGGACAATCTCTTTAA gTATGTTATTGGCACTTTGGAACTGTTAGTAGCAGAAAACTACATGATAGTTTATTTAAATGGTGCTACAACTCGAAGAAAAATGCCCAGTCTGGGATGGCTCAGGAAATGCTATCAGCAAATTGATAGAAG AGTTGATCAAGAGCTTAATGGAAAACAGGATGAACCGAAAAGTGAACAGTAA
- the BNIP2 gene encoding BCL2/adenovirus E1B 19 kDa protein-interacting protein 2 isoform X2 — protein sequence MEGVELKEEWQDEDFPIPLPEDDSMEADILAVTGPESQPELNGNKVRKKLMAPDISLTLDPSDGSVLSDDLDESGEIDLDGLDTPSENSNEFEWEDDLPKPKTTEIIRKGSITEYTAAEEKEDGRRWRMFRIGEQDHRVDMKAIEPYKKVISHGGYYGDGLNAIVVFAVCFMPESGQPNYRYLMDNLFKYVIGTLELLVAENYMIVYLNGATTRRKMPSLGWLRKCYQQIDRRLRKNLKSLIIVHPSWFIRTLLAVTRPFISSKFSQKIRYVFNLAELAELVPMEYVGIPECIKQVDQELNGKQDEPKSEQ from the exons ATGGAAGGTGTGGAACTTAAGGAAGAATGGCAAGATGAAGATTTTCCAAT ACCTTTACCAGAGGATGATAGTATGGAAGCAGATATATTAGCTGTAACTGGACCAGAGAGCCAGCCTG AACTTAATGGAAATAAAGTGAGAAAGAAACTCATGGCCCCAGACATTAGCCTGACCCTGGATCCTAGtgatggctctgtgctgtcagatgaTTTGGATGAAAGTGGAGAGATTGACTTAGATGGCTTAGACACGCCATCAGAGAACAGTAATGAATTTGAGTGGGAAG ATGATCTTCCAAAGCCCAAAACTACTGAAATTATTAGGAAAGGCTCAATTACCGAATACACAGcagcagaggaaaaagaagatggaCGACGCTGGCGTATGTTCAGAATTGGAGAACAGGACCACAGGGTTGATATGAAGGCAATTGAACCCTATAAAAAAGTTATCAGCCACGGAG GATATTATGGCGATGGATTAAATGCCATTGTTGTGTTTGCTGTATGTTTTATGCCTGAAAGTGGTCAACCCAACTATCGATACCTGATGGACAATCTCTTTAA gTATGTTATTGGCACTTTGGAACTGTTAGTAGCAGAAAACTACATGATAGTTTATTTAAATGGTGCTACAACTCGAAGAAAAATGCCCAGTCTGGGATGGCTCAGGAAATGCTATCAGCAAATTGATAGAAG gtTACGGAAAAATCTAAAATCACTAATCATTGTACATCCCTCATGGTTTATCAGAACACTTCTAGCTGTTACAAGACCCTTTATTAG CTCAAAATTCAGCCAAAAAATTAGATACGTCTTTAATTTGGCAGAACTAGCGGAACTTGTCCCCATGGAATATGTTGGCATACCAGAATGCATAAAaca AGTTGATCAAGAGCTTAATGGAAAACAGGATGAACCGAAAAGTGAACAGTAA